A segment of the Drosophila mauritiana strain mau12 unplaced genomic scaffold, ASM438214v1 Y_05, whole genome shotgun sequence genome:
ctttttcaGTATTTAGATTTTTGAGTTCTGGCCgcttttgtttggttacaattATAGTATttctaaattttattattaatgtagtaaacaaatacaaaatgattcaaATTAGTTATATTACTAACATAATTGGAGTTCGTAAGTTATTTCTCATTGTGACCTTTTATGTATCCTGATTCTAGgtcgattatttctttataaaaacttaaattagttacgtggaataagtcGGTATATGATTCATAAGTAATAACaacctttttgtctttgaactgGAAAAATTCGTATATTTCTTTTATATCTTGCTGATAATTTAGAATCAAATCGTGTGTTTATCTTAACATAAATTTCGCCGCCAATGTTATAGTTTCTTAATGTGTTACGTTTCTGGTTATGGTAATTGAAGTCTTTTTTCTGTTTGTCTATTAGTTTGTCTATGTTCTCAAGTCTAGTTTGTTCGAAAGCTTCGGGTTTGGTTGATACTGTTCTACCAAAGAACACTTCAAGTGGTCTTCTTTTTGTTACGGGATGAATGGTGTAGTTATATTCGTACACTGCTGTTTCTAGTTATTAAGAAAAGTTTCTGTGGGTTCCATCTTTTTTGATACATCTCATTATTTTAGAGAGTGtcgaatgcaaataaataaacggcTAAAACTACCtgcattaaaataaataaaaaaggcCAAAGATGCAGGAGGGAGAAGGAAAAAGGGCCAGAGGACAGGCCAAATTTGTTGATAAGGGGATAAAGAGAAGCAACAGATAAAGAAACAGTCGGGGATGCGTAGTTAACCAACTAGAAATTTGAATGATTAATTCCCTTTCCAGCGAACTCCTCAACTGGTTATTGCTATATGCAGTACTGTTTTGTTACGAAATTCGATCAATAATATAGGAAATATAAAAAGGGTATATAGAGATAAAATTCGACATATTTTTTGTTAAGATTTAGGACCTAAATCTGTAGTCATACTAATGGATTTTCGTTTCTGGCTGCCATTTAAGTCTTTTTCGCGTTACTAAATAGAAGTACTACTAAACCACTATTCTCCGGGTGTCCACACCTCGAATCAGGCCAACGTATGGTGGTGCTTTTGGTCGGGATAGTTCTCTATGGACTGAATGGATCGCGATGTGGCGGCGGTAATGGTTGACGATACGTCCATAAACCGATATTTCTTCTCATCGCGATAGAGTAAGGGGTAGCAAATGATGCCTTAGTAGAAGACGAGGCAGAGAAAGATAACGGTGAAGATGATGGCGatgacatttttaatttatttcgaaTTTACGATTGAGCACGAACGCGGGTCGAAATCAGTTCGTTGgagtaaggacatcctttttgtctttcaACAGGAAAAaatcgtgattggagtaatcaattatttctgaagtggttatcattacaaattaaataaattttctgtaattataaaagaaatataatatattttaaaacttaaTATCGTCTTTGTAAATAATTCTGTTTCTactattgattattattttggtAGGTaggttttccttaacaacctgtttctTATAACttgtttttagtttatttCATAAACTGCTTGCCCTACATTATATTCTTTTTCCTTATTAACCTCAATATGTGTTtctaacatttttattttttttttttttattattttttaaaatattttgtcttTTATgttcaattttattatatagggtatcaaaaggtttttgatttgttgtagaatgaatgctctgattgaattcttttgcaacattaataattatttctgaatATTCAATGAGACtaaatttttcttttatgcaacgagctaattctgttaatgtagAATGTGCCCTTTcaacttgtccgttcgaggtactgtgtctggggtctgcgaaatgtagagttaaaccacatctttgtacaaaggatttaaattgagtaGATATATTCCATTAATTTCATGAATACATTTGgccaataataaaattcattgATTTGTTTATGATTTTCGTCTAGTCCTCTTTGAGCACGACAATgttttcttctattatgatagccttatcttcattattctCTACGTCCTGCAGTTCGACACCAAcagccgttggcacactccgattgggagcattttttggtgttaccaccAAAGTAGGCCGCtatccgtcaaggagacggtcctcaaattgtcttgcgacatttcccgcagtcaaggcctgcggtatttcaATATTTGTAGGTCTTTTGTTCATATTTCCCACGAGTTGGAGAGAAATAAACtgtccacccgggcagagatccgcagtacccgggtaaggctaacaaTACCGGGCGGAAGccacttgcccggactctccgttagcgactgggctagttgtttcccgggcccacagcctggcagactctccgGCCCGGATatgtggaaatttttgagagttgccagctccagcccaactacgattagccagcactcttagcagagacTTGACCTTACTAAGAGCCTATTTCCAACCGCCCTCGAGTGGAGAGTGTAGTTGCCCTTCCAGATACCCTTGTGATACCTACTGGCATGGCGGCCAATATTAGAcacattaaaaaaattaatgagaagaaaatagataaaataaatgaaggcCGACAGGAATTAGACATTGACACTAATTAAAGAGAAGGTCCTCTACAAAAATTAGAAATTCATTttaaaccaaccaaaaatgTAGAACAGACAGACTCTGACCACTAttacaaaacacaattcaaaaaaaaaatgaaaaataattaactCTCAATTTTACAGACTCCTGGTACCTGATAACACCACTGCTTATACTAATCACAGCGGTTCATGGACAGCgaattcaaattaataatattgacaCCAACCACGGATATCTAATTTTTTTTGATAAGCCACCAAGATACCATCCTCCTTTGAACATCATTgcttaaaaatcaatttaactGAAATAGACATCGTGGTTGACTAGTTTGTGCAAAGACTACGAACCGATTACcatgcaaattaaatgcattttttattatttaaaatttattcggAGATAGACTTTTTCACTTCTATTAATAGACACTTTAttggtagcttatctttgGCTTGAAGCTTttacgatctcgtcccgatgcAGACTGttcttttaattattaatCCTGATCCAAAATTAACCTCGGCCTTTTGATTCGAGCTTTTTGAACTTTTATGTTTAGGATAAAAGTTTTATGCTGAAGTTATTTCAAAGCAtagtgaaatttaaatatgagCGGCCTAAGTGTTGGCGACAAGTACAAGGGCAAAAATTGGagtttaatatttgtttattaactGGGGCAGATTGCTATATTTacgggttggataactctcccccttctaaaatgacgcgcCCCGCTTAATTTCGTTTAAAAGTTAtcttaattctgttaaaaattctttttcaGTATTTAGATTTTTGAGTTCTGGCCgcttttgtttggttacaattATAGTTTttctgaattttattattaatgtagTAAACAAATACAACATGATTCAAATTagtaatataaatgaaattgatattttccaattgtaaatttcaataaatgggtttaaaatattattgttgTCAAGAGTAAGTTCTGAGTTGTTGGATTTTATGTAATCTGATATTTCCAGATTCTTAAAGTGGTTGGTGggtatgtactcaagtatttttttttctatattagttatgaaatattatttattgtggTTGCGGCGTTGAATGTTATCAAATATGACCCGTCCAATTGAGAATTGTTTAcattattatttccatttattagaatggcaccttattgaataatatttatattctaattttttctcgtatttttgttcaatttgggttctctccatttagtaagcgggtaaaacttaaacttaaaataccacagttattaaaaagttaattcttaaaattagatatttcatagaaagtattttcgcattttgcgacctgattgcTTATTAGTAATTTTTCATCGTTATGTGAAATGGACCTGGCAtaataaatttcgcatctaTTAGTTATTAcagggtattttatataaattattaagagttcgtTATGTAgtacaattttgaatacgcAGATATCCATTAGATCTGCAACTATTACAggcttttgttgttggtgatttaatatttctttaatgtcttcattatttaacatttttgtattaaatacatctatttttgccagtgtaatagtatcaataatgttttgcacttttgcaattttaaatttttggttattgttttcaattaagtcgttaattttattatgtattgtaatgaaatcatcgtgatccggagttccagctaaccatttccaaagagtgcctaactcatttattcccctttttgatctagttgataAAAgctgtgacaaaattaattctattaatTGGAGTTCGTAAGTTATTTCTCATTGTGACCTTTTATGTATCCTGATTCTAGgtcgattatttctttataaaaacttaaattagttacgtggaataaATCGGTATATGATTCATAAGTAATAACaacctttttgtctttgaactgTTAAAATTCGTATATTTCTTTTATATCTTGCTGATAATTTATAATCAAATCGTGTGTTTATCTTAACATAAATTTCGCCGCCAATGTTATAGTTTTTTAATGTGTTACGTTTCTGTTACGTTTATCTTAACATAAATTTCGCCGCCAATGTTATAGTTTTTTAATGTGTTACGTTTCTGGTTATGGTAATTGAAGTCTTTTTTCTGTTTGTCTATTAGTTTGTCTATGTTGTCAAGTCTAGTTTGTTCGAAAGCTTCGGGTTTGGTTGATACTGTTCTACCAAAGAACACTTCAAGTGGTCGTCTTTTTGTTGCGGGATGAATGGTGTAGTTATATTCTTACACTGCTCTTTCTAGTTATTAAGAAAAGTTTCTGTGGATTCCATCTTTTTTGATACATCTCATGATTTCAGAGAGTGTCGAATGCAATCTTTTGACCTGACCGTTTACAGTGCTTTTGTGAGGTGGTGTTTGAAAAATGTCTATATTGAGTTGGTCTTTGAGCATAAAAGTTATGGAATGTGAATTTAAAGATTTTTCGTTGTAGAGGGTACGATTCGGATTCTTAATTCATATTGGGTTGCGTAAAGACGGTACAAAAAAGGTCGCTATATTCCCTCGACTCAATTACCACAATTTGGCTGTgtcccacaaaaaaaaaaaaaagaacagagAACACAGCTGTGAATAAACGGCTAAAACTACCtgcattaaaataaataaaaaaggcCAAAGATGCAGGAGGGAGAAGGAAGAAGGGCCAGAGGACAGGCCAAATTTGTTGATAAAGGGATAAAGAGAAGCAACAGATAAAGAAACAGTCGGGGATGCGTAGGAAACCAActacaaattttaatgattaaTTCCCTTTCCAGCGAACTCCTCAACTGGTTATTGATATATGCAGTACTGTTTTGTTACGAAATTCGATCAATAATATAGGAAATTTAAAAAGGGTATATACTACTAAACCACTATTCTCCGGGTGTCCACACCTCGAATCAGGCCAACGTATGATGGTGCTTTTGGTTGGGATAGTTCTCTATGAACTGAATGGATCGTGATGTGGCGGCGGTAATGGTTGACGATACGTCCATAAACCGATATTTCTTCTCATCGCGATAGAGTAAGGGGTAGCAAATGATGCCGTAGTAGAAGACGAGGCAGAGAAAGATAACGGTGAAGATGATGGCGatgacatttttaatttatttcaaatttacGATTGAGCACGAACGCGGGTCGAAATCAATTCGTTGCCACGAGAACGGGACGCAGACGCAAAACAGAGACTCGAGAATCACACAAAGCTACAAGAAAACAAGACAAAAacctttgatgtcttcattatttaaaatttgtgtgttgaataaatcaatttttggctagtgtgatagtatcaataatgttttgtaagtcaaatgttaataaacgtaaacgatgttttcgtaaCGGCAattctttaaacaatttggagttaataataaattgttgtttattgttttaaattaaatcatttattttattctgcattttaatgaattcatggtgatccggagttccagctaaccatttcgaaaaaggtgcctaactcatttattcctctttttgatttagttggtatcagttgtgacaaaattaattctagtatctgtatttcgtaagtaatttcccattgtgccCGTATATTTCTTCTTTTCTTACacatcctgattctagatcgattatttctttataaaaatttaaattagttacGTGGGATAAGTCGGCAAATAATTCATaagtaaggacatcctttttgtctttcaACAGGAAAAaatcgtgattggagtaatcaattatttctgaagtggttatcattacaaatgaaataaattttctgtaattataaaagaaatataatatattttaaaacttaaTATCGTCTTTGTAAATAATTCTGTTTCTactattgattattattttggtAGGTaggttttccttaacaacctgtttctTATAACttgtttttagtttatttCATAAACTGCTTGCCCTACATTATATTCTTTTTCCTTATTAACCTCAATATGTGTTtctaacatttttatttttttttttttttattattttttaaaatattttgtcttTTATgttcaattttattatatagggtatcaaaaggtttttgatttgtttttgcaacattaataattatttctgaatATTCAATGAGactaaattcttcttttatgcaacgagctaattctttTAATGTAGAATGTGCCCTTTcaacttgtccgttcgaggtactgtgtctggggtctgcgaaatgtagagttaaaccacatctttgtacaaaggatttaaattgagtaGATAAATTCCATTAATTTCATGAATACATTTGgccaataataaaattcattgatttgtttataattttcgtctagtcctCTTTGAGCACGACAATgttttcttctattatgatagccttatcttcattattctCTACGTCCTGCAGTTCGACACCAACAGCagttggcacactccgattgggagcattttttggtgttaccaccAAAGTAGTCGGCtatccgtcaaggagacggtccttaAATTGTCttgcgacatttcccgcagtcaaggcctgcggtatttcaatatttgtaggtctattgttcatatTTCCCACGAGTTGAAGAGAAATAAACtgtccacccgggcagagatccgcagtacccgggtaaggctaacaaTACCGGGCGGAAGccacttgcccggactctccgttagggactgggctagttgtttcccgggcccacagcctggcagactctccgGCCCGGATatgtggaaatttttgagagttgccagctccagcccaactacgattagccagcactcttagcagagacatgacctTACTAAGAGCCTATTTCCAGCCGCCCTCGAGTGGAGAGTGTAGTTGCCCTTCCAGTAGTGTGTCACAATTACGGCGCGTTCCACCGTTGGTGGCGCGTTGATCCCCTTGTGATACCTACTGGCATGGCGGCCAATATTAGAcacattaaaaaattaatgagaagaaaatagataaaataaatgaaggcCGACAGGAATTAGACATTGACACTAATTAAAGAGAAGGTCCTCTACAAGAATTAGAAATTCATTttaaaccaaccaaaaatgTAGAACAGACAGACTCTGACCACTATTAtaaaacacaattcaaaaaacaaatgaaaaataattaactCTCAATTTTACAGGCTCCTGGTACCTGATAACACCACTGCTTATACTAATCACAGCGGTTCATGGACAGCgaattcaaattaataatattgacaCCAACCACGGATATCTCATTTTTTTTGATAAGCCACCAAGATACCATCCTCCTTTTAACATCATTgcttaaaaatcaatttaactGAAATAGACATCGTGGTTGACTAGTTTGAGCAAAGACTACGAACCGATTACcatgcaaattaaatgcattttttattatttaaaatttattcggAGATAGACTTTTTCACTTCTATTAATAGACACTTTAttggtagcttatctttgGCTTGAAGCTTttacgatctcgtcccgattcagactgttCTTATAATTATTAATCCTGATCCAAAATTAACCTCGGCCTTTTGATTCGAGCTTTTTGAACTTTTATGTTTAGGATAAAAGTTTTATGCTGAAGTTATTTCAAAGCATAGTGCAATTTAAATATGAGCAGCCTAATTGTTGGCGACAAGTACAAGGGCAAAAATTGGagtttaatatttgtttattaactGGGGCAGATTGCTATATTTacgggttggataactctcccccttctAAAATAACGCGCCCCGCTTAATTTCGCTTAATCGTTATCtcaattctgttaaaaattctttttcaGTATTTAGATTTTTGAGTTCTGGCCgcttttgtttggttacaattATAGTTTttctgaattttattattaatgtagtaaacaaatacaaaatgattcaaattagtaatataaatgaaattgatattttccaattgtaaatttcaataaatgggtttaaaatattattgttgTCAAGAGTAAGTTCTGAGTTGTTGGATTTTATGTAATCTGATATTTCCAGATTCTTAAAGTGGTTGGTGggtatgtactcaagtatttttttttctatattagttatgaaatattatttattgtggTTGCGGCGTTGAATGTTATCAAATATGACCCGTCCAATTGAGAATTGTTTAcattattatttccatttattagaatggcaccttattgaataatatttatattctaattttttctcgtatttttgttcaatttgggttctctccatttagtaagcgggtaaaacttaaacttaaaatacaacagttattaaaaagttaattcttaaaattagatatttcatagaaagtattttcgcattttgcgacctgattgcttattagtaattttccatcgttatgtgaaatggacctggcataataaatttcgcatctaTTAGTTATTAcagggtattttatataaattattaagagttcgtTATGTAgtacaattttgaatacgcAGATATCCATTAGATCTGCAACAATTACAggcttttgttgttggtgatttaatatttctttaatgtcttcattatttaacatttttgtaTTAAATACATCTATTTTTGGCAGTGtaatagtatcaataatgtttttcagttttgcaattttaaatttttggttattgttttcaattaagtcGTTAATTGGGGATAGTATCCAAGTTTCGTAATAGCGTTGAAGAGatggcataaggtcagaaccgcacacggtgggagtccaggtgattttttgggattaaGATCTTTTATGATAGATGCTATCTCACTTTGGCTGAATGTTACTGGATTTATAGGGGGCAAGCTTTTAGTTAC
Coding sequences within it:
- the LOC117149962 gene encoding uncharacterized protein LOC117149962: KNVIAIIFTVIFLCLVFYYGIICYPLLYRDEKKYRFMDVSSTITAATSRSIQFIENYPNQKHHHTLA